In bacterium, the sequence GCTCCCACGGCGAACACCCGACCGCCGAGGATTTGACCTCCCTTTTCCGGAACTGGCGTCCCGCCCCCGGCGGGGGCGTGTGGGAGGGCTCCTGGAATTTCGACGGCATGACCGGCCGCGGCGCATACGATCCGATGGTTTTCTTCCGGCGGAAGGTGGATGTGGCCACCTCCGTCGTGGCGCTCGAGATTGACGGCAGAGGGCCGACCTTCTCGGTCTGCTCGGCCTGTGCGGCGGGTGCGCAGGCCATCGGCGAGTCGTTCCGCCTCATCCGGGACGGCAAGGCGGATGTCATGCTCGCCGGCGGGTGCGACGCCGCCTTCGCCTACACGGGGTTCGTCGGCTTTGTGCTCTTGACCGCCCTCGCAGAGCGTTACGAAACACCGGGAAAAGCCTCGCGGCCCTTCGACAGAAGGCGCAACGGATTCGTGATTGCCGAGGGGGCGGGGGCGCTGGTTCTCGAAGCGTACGAACATGCCCGATCGCGCGGCGTGCCCATCCTCGGGGAACTGCTCGGCTACGGCGATTCAGCCGACGCCTTCCGCATCACGGAGATGCACCCCAAGGGAATCGGTGCCGTCATCGCCATGCGCAAGGCGATCGCGCAGGCGGGCATCACTCCCGGCGAGGTGGACTACATCAACGCCCACGGCACCTCGACCCCGAAGAACGATCTGACCGAAACGCTCGCCATCAAAGAGGTGTTCGGCGCTCGCGCCGCGGGCGTCCCCATCAGCTCGAACAAATCCATGCTCGGCCATACCATCGGCGCGGCCGGCGCGATCGAGGCCGCCCTCACGCTGGAGGGGATGCGCCGCTCGGAAATTCTCCCGACGATCAATTACGAAAATCCCGATCCCAAGTGCGACCTCGACTATGTGCCGAATGAAATGCGCACGGCCGAGCACCGCATCGCCCTCTCCAACAGCTTCGGCTTCGGCGGCCAGAACGCCTGCCTTTGTTTCGGCCGCTACGACGGCCCGTGAGCCGGATGTTTTCCCCCCTGAGAGTGGCCGGCGCCCATCTGGTCACGGCGGCGGGCGAAGGGGTGGGCCCGGCCTGGGAGGCGCTGCTGGCGGGGCGCACTCTTCTTTCCCCGGACCCGGAACTCTCCGGCTTCGCCCCGATTGCCACGGCGCGCTGCCGCCCGATCGATCCCGCCGCGCTGGGGGTGGATGTGCGCGCGGCGCGGCTGATGGATCACCATACCCATATGATGCTGCTGAGCGTGGCGGGCGCCCTGCGCGCGGCCGGGCTCGGGCCCGAAGAGATCTCAGAGGGCGCTCTGGCGTTTTACGTGGGAATGGATTCGGTCGATCCGCGCGATGGGGATATCATGCCGGCGGTCGCCGGGTCGGTGGGGGCCGGCGGGCGCCTCGATCTGGGACGCTTCTTTTCGGGCGGG encodes:
- a CDS encoding beta-ketoacyl-[acyl-carrier-protein] synthase family protein, which codes for MPHPLRRVVVTGYGAMTPLGPDVKSTFDAAREGKSGIGLITQFDPVGLPCQIAGEVKEAWIGEGSRDGYARLDKFSSRGVRMMRIAAREAAAAARLDEISDRRRLGVSIGSHGEHPTAEDLTSLFRNWRPAPGGGVWEGSWNFDGMTGRGAYDPMVFFRRKVDVATSVVALEIDGRGPTFSVCSACAAGAQAIGESFRLIRDGKADVMLAGGCDAAFAYTGFVGFVLLTALAERYETPGKASRPFDRRRNGFVIAEGAGALVLEAYEHARSRGVPILGELLGYGDSADAFRITEMHPKGIGAVIAMRKAIAQAGITPGEVDYINAHGTSTPKNDLTETLAIKEVFGARAAGVPISSNKSMLGHTIGAAGAIEAALTLEGMRRSEILPTINYENPDPKCDLDYVPNEMRTAEHRIALSNSFGFGGQNACLCFGRYDGP
- a CDS encoding beta-ketoacyl synthase N-terminal-like domain-containing protein; the protein is MFSPLRVAGAHLVTAAGEGVGPAWEALLAGRTLLSPDPELSGFAPIATARCRPIDPAALGVDVRAARLMDHHTHMMLLSVAGALRAAGLGPEEISEGALAFYVGMDSVDPRDGDIMPAVAGSVGAGGRLDLGRFFSGGLNRIPPLWALSMVNAIAFCQIAIQYQIHGDNAVFTPGADAA